One region of Esox lucius isolate fEsoLuc1 chromosome 17, fEsoLuc1.pri, whole genome shotgun sequence genomic DNA includes:
- the nfasca gene encoding neurofascin homolog (chicken) a isoform X13 has product MMARGGPCALSVMSFVLMLWQEASSIEVPLDPKIQQDLKQPPTIVKQSLKDYIVDPRDNIIIECEAKGNPVPMFSWRRNGKFFNVGKDPRVTMRKRSGTLEISFRSGGRPEDYEGEYQCFASNDFGTALTNKILLRVSKSPLWPKEVLEPVVVTEGSPLVLSCNPPPGLPPPLTFWMNSNMMSIAQDRRVSMGLNGDLYFSNVLAKDSQTDYSCNARFLFTHTIQQKNPYTLKVQTKEPYNDTSSVNSTDLYSGRKVTETPPAFLSPTGTDSSMMVLRGEKLQLECIASGVPTPSIKWFKKGGDLNQKVKLENYNKTLQIDSVSEEDAGEYMCMANNQIGSIRHSIYVQVKAAPYWLDKPSNLVLAPNENGRLVCRTNGNPKPDIQWLVNGEPIGSDSSLPNPSREVVGDTIIFRSVQTGSSAVYQCNASNQHGYLLANAFVSILDMAPRMLGPKNQLIKVIENNRTFLDCPFFGSPLPELRWFKNGQGSGLDGGHYRVYINGTLEIKRALAEDQGTYTCVASNILGKEENQVRLEVKEPTRIVRAPEHQSAIRGTMARFDCRVKSDASLPITVTWLKDDKPLSLGWRLKKDEDSLSIPSVNEGDEGVYTCTVKTEIDQDTASARLTVLEDASLFPSQSSALPTDRPDPPTDLELSDPAASSIRLTWIPGDDHNSPVTRFVVQFEEDHWERGKWQNLSSYPGDLNSVVLQLSPFINYQFRVLAVNSVGQSRPSRPSQRYQTSPAPPDTIPSDLKGWGTNKNNMEISWEPLLDTERNGPNLKYLVWWRRKDTGEDWSNVTTEKTKHIVQDTETYVPYEIKLQAKNDIGPGPESNIITGYSGEDKPTAPPTDLRVFKPESTKVSIHWTPVDPSTVQGEFKEYRVYYWREASMVKGLHVNKEKKTKGFYSTVAQPTGILTDLHPYSHYRMFMVVANTRYEGPPSNHVEFYTKEGVPDVPTSLKIVQRSTDYIRLEWEKPVEPNGILIGYTLKYQTVNGSQVGRMVIESFLPNVTSYKLRLPDRALRYKFYLAARTQVGAGEVLAVESPHFTNEGNGSMSSVPVKQPPIKLAGLIEGAKYRLRVYSSEYHSISSKVVTFETSTAYIKDHVDIATQGWFIGLMCAIALIILILLIVCFIKRSRGGKYPVRDKKDLPLEGVDQKGEDGSFDYQNENENENSCSLQSSDEDNKPLQGSQNSLDGGVKESDDSLVDYGEGGDGQFNEDGSFIGQYTVKKDKDETEGNESSEATSPVNAIYSLA; this is encoded by the exons ATGATGGCGCGGGGCGGGCCTTGTGCCCTGTCTGTGATGTCATTTGTCCTAATGCTGTGGCAGGAAGCGTCTTCTATCGAGGTTCCTCTTGACC CAAAGATCCAGCAGGACc TGAAGCAGCCCCCCACTATCGTGAAACAGTCACTGAAGGACTACATTGTGGACCCGAGAGATAACATCATCATTGAGTGCGAGGCCAAGGGGAACCCCGTGCCAAT GTTCTCATGGCGACGGAACGGGAAGTTTTTCAACGTGGGAAAGGATCCACGAGTGACAATGCGGAAGCGATCGGGAACACTGGAGATTAGCTTCCGGAGTGGAGGGAGACCTGAGGACTATGAGGGAGAATACCAGTGTTTCGCCTCCAACGACTTCGGAACAGCGTTAACCAACAAGATCCTTCTACGAGTCTCCA AATCTCCTCTATGGCCTAAGGAGGTGTTGGAGCCTGTGGTGGTCACTGAGGGTTCTCCTCTGGTCTTGTCCTGTAATCCTCCTCCTGGACTACCTCCTCCTCTCACCTTCTGGATGAACAGCA acATGATGTCTATAGCCCAGGACCGGCGTGTGTCCATGGGTCTGAACGGGGACCTGTACTTCTCTAATGTCCTGGCTAAAGACTCCCAAACAGACTATAGCTGCAACGCACGCTTTCTCTTCACCCACACCATCCAGCAGAAGAACCCGTACACACTCAAAGTTCAGACCA aggAGCCATATAACGACACTTCCTCTGTCAACTCCACTGACCTGTACAGTG GTCGTAAGGTCACAGAGACCCCACCTGCCTTCCTGTCCCCTACGGGAACCGACAGCTCCATGATGGTGCTGAGAGGAGAGAAGTTGCAGCTGGAGTGCATCGCCTCTGGGGT TCCAACCCCCAGTATAAAGTGGTTTAAGAAGGGGGGAGACTTGAACCAGAAGGTCAAACTGGAGAATTACAATAAGACTCTGCAGATTGACAGTGTTTCAGAAGAGGACGCAGGCGAATACATGTGTATGGCCAACAACCAGATAGGAAGCATCCGACACTCCATCTACGTCCAGGTCAAAG CGGCTCCTTATTGGCTGGACAAGCCATCAAACCTGGTGCTAGCTCCCAATGAGAACGGTCGCCTGGTGTGTCGGACCAATGGAAATCCCAAACCTGACATTCAGTGGCTGGTCAACGGAGAACCCATTGGCAGTGACA GCTCCTTGCCCAACCCCAGCAGAGAAGTGGTCGGGGacaccatcatcttccgctcgGTTCAGACGGGCAGCAGTGCTGTGTACCAGTGCAATGCCTCAAATCAGCATGGTTACCTGCTGGCTAACGCCTTTGTCAGCATACTGG ACATGGCTCCCAGGATGTTGGGACCTAAGAACCAGCTGATAAAGGTGATTGAGAACAACAGGACCTTCCTGGACTGTCCCTTCTTTGGGTCCCCCCTGCCAGAGCTGCGCTG gtTTAAGAATGGCCAGGGAAGTGGTCTGGATGGTGGTCACTACAGGGTGTACATTAATGGGACCCTGGAGATCAAGCGGGCCCTGGCTGAGGACCAGGGCACATACACCTGTGTGGCCAGCAACATCCTGGGCAAGGAGGAGAACCAGGTCCGTCTGGAGGTCAAAG AACCGACCCGTATCGTCAGGGCTCCAGAGCATCAGTCAGCAATCAGAGGTACCATGGCTCGTTTTGACTGCCGGGTCAAATCAGACGCCTCCCTACCAATCACTGTTACCTGGCTGAAAGATGACAAGCCTCTCTCTCTCGGATGGag GTTAAAGAAGGATGAGgattctctctctatccccaGTGTTAACGAGGGGGATGAGGGGGTGTACACCTGCACTGTTAAAACTGAAATCGACCAAGACACGGCCTCAGCCCGCCTTACTGTgctag AGGACGCCTCCCTGTTTCCCTCACAGTCTAGTGCCTTGCCTACAG ACCGTCCCGACCCCCCCACAGACCTGGAGTTGTCTGACCCTGCAGCAAGCAGCATACGACTCACCTGGATACCTGGAGATGACCACAACAGTCCTGTTACac GGTTTGTGGTTCAGTTTGAGGAAGATCATTGGGAGCGCGGCAAATGGCAGAACCTGTCTAGTTACCCCGGAGACCTAAACTCTGTAGTCCTGCAACTCTCTCCCTTCATAAACTACCAGTTCAGAGTCCTGGCTGTGAACTCTGTGGGCCAGAGCCGACCAAGCCGACCATCACAACGATACCAAACCAGTCCGGCCC CTCCGGACACTATCCCTAGTGACCTGAAAGGCTGGGGCACCAACAAGAATAACATGGAAATCAGCTGGGAG CCCTTGTTGGACACAGAGCGAAATGGCCCGAACCTGAAATACTTAGTGTGGTGGAGGCGGAAGGATACGGGAGAAGACTGGAGTAATGTGACCACGGAGAAAACCAAGCACATTGTCCAAGACACTGAGACCTACGTTCCATATGAAATCAAACTTCAGGCCAAGAATGACATTGGACCAGGCCCCGAGTCTAACATCATCACAGGATACTCAGGAGAGGACA AGCCTACCGCCCCTCCCACTGACCTGCGGGTTTTCAAGCCTGAAAGCACCAAGGTCAGCATCCACTGGACCCCAGTAGACCCCAGCACTGTGCAGGGAGAGTTCAAGGAATACAGG GTGTATTACTGGCGTGAGGCCAGCATGGTGAAAGGCCTGCATGTCAATAAGGAGAAGAAGACTAAAGGCTTCTACAGCACCGTTGCCCAGCCGACAGGCatactgactgaccttcatccTTACAGCCACTACCGCATGTTCATGGTGGTCGCCAACACTCGCTATGAGGGCCCGCCTAGCAACCATGTGGAGTTTTACACCAAGGAAGGAG TGCCGGATGTTCCTACGTCCTTGAAGATTGTCCAGAGGAGTACAGACTATATCCGCCTGGAGTGGGAAAAACCTGTGGAGCCTAATGGCATTCTGATAGGATACACACTTAAGTACCAAACGG TGAATGGGTCACAAGTGGGCCGCATGGTGATAGAGAGCTTCCTTCCCAACGTGACGTCATACAAGCTCCGCCTGCCAGACCGAGCCCTGCGCTACAAGTTCTACCTGGCTGCCCGGACACAAGTGGGCGCTGGGGAAGTCTTAGCTGTGGAGTCTCCACACTTCACCAATGAGG GCAACGGAAGTATGTCAAGCGTACCTGTGAAACAGCCGCCCATTAAGCTGGCCGGGTTGATCGAAGGGGCCAAGTACCGTCTGAGGGTGTACTCCAGTGAATACCACAGCATCTCCAGCAAAGTGGTCACCTTTGAGACCAGCACAG CCTACATTAAAGACCATGTGGACATAGCTACCCAGGGCTGGTTCATTGGGCTGATGTGTGCCATCGCTctcatcatcctcatcctcctcatcgTCTGCTTCATCAAGAGGAGTCGTGGAGGCAAATACCCAG TACGTGATAAAAAAGATCTTCCTCTGGAGGGAGTGGATCAGAAAGGAGAGGATGGATCATTTGACTACCA
- the nfasca gene encoding neurofascin homolog (chicken) a isoform X8, translating into MMARGGPCALSVMSFVLMLWQEASSIEVPLDPKIQQDLKQPPTIVKQSLKDYIVDPRDNIIIECEAKGNPVPMFSWRRNGKFFNVGKDPRVTMRKRSGTLEISFRSGGRPEDYEGEYQCFASNDFGTALTNKILLRVSKSPLWPKEVLEPVVVTEGSPLVLSCNPPPGLPPPLTFWMNSNMMSIAQDRRVSMGLNGDLYFSNVLAKDSQTDYSCNARFLFTHTIQQKNPYTLKVQTSRKVTETPPAFLSPTGTDSSMMVLRGEKLQLECIASGVPTPSIKWFKKGGDLNQKVKLENYNKTLQIDSVSEEDAGEYMCMANNQIGSIRHSIYVQVKAAPYWLDKPSNLVLAPNENGRLVCRTNGNPKPDIQWLVNGEPIGSDSSLPNPSREVVGDTIIFRSVQTGSSAVYQCNASNQHGYLLANAFVSILDMAPRMLGPKNQLIKVIENNRTFLDCPFFGSPLPELRWFKNGQGSGLDGGHYRVYINGTLEIKRALAEDQGTYTCVASNILGKEENQVRLEVKEPTRIVRAPEHQSAIRGTMARFDCRVKSDASLPITVTWLKDDKPLSLGWRLKKDEDSLSIPSVNEGDEGVYTCTVKTEIDQDTASARLTVLEDASLFPSQSSALPTDRPDPPTDLELSDPAASSIRLTWIPGDDHNSPVTRFVVQFEEDHWERGKWQNLSSYPGDLNSVVLQLSPFINYQFRVLAVNSVGQSRPSRPSQRYQTSPAPPDTIPSDLKGWGTNKNNMEISWEPLLDTERNGPNLKYLVWWRRKDTGEDWSNVTTEKTKHIVQDTETYVPYEIKLQAKNDIGPGPESNIITGYSGEDKPTAPPTDLRVFKPESTKVSIHWTPVDPSTVQGEFKEYRVYYWREASMVKGLHVNKEKKTKGFYSTVAQPTGILTDLHPYSHYRMFMVVANTRYEGPPSNHVEFYTKEGVPDVPTSLKIVQRSTDYIRLEWEKPVEPNGILIGYTLKYQTVNGSQVGRMVIESFLPNVTSYKLRLPDRALRYKFYLAARTQVGAGEVLAVESPHFTNEEDFFSSVTPTDDSSSTTVPPPPPPPPTTASTAISTSTTTPPTPATMITTTTPTATTSTTTAAPTAATPVVVTSTKRADKNVLGIAPGRVIWNLTVEPNSNYANVSWNHNFPGGSSEFQLEFTLDSNGSMSSVPVKQPPIKLAGLIEGAKYRLRVYSSEYHSISSKVVTFETSTAYIKDHVDIATQGWFIGLMCAIALIILILLIVCFIKRSRGGKYPVRDKKDLPLEGVDQKGEDGSFDYQNENENENSCSLQSSDEDNKPLQGSQNSLDGGVKESDDSLVDYGEGGDGQFNEDGSFIGQYTVKKDKDETEGNESSEATSPVNAIYSLA; encoded by the exons ATGATGGCGCGGGGCGGGCCTTGTGCCCTGTCTGTGATGTCATTTGTCCTAATGCTGTGGCAGGAAGCGTCTTCTATCGAGGTTCCTCTTGACC CAAAGATCCAGCAGGACc TGAAGCAGCCCCCCACTATCGTGAAACAGTCACTGAAGGACTACATTGTGGACCCGAGAGATAACATCATCATTGAGTGCGAGGCCAAGGGGAACCCCGTGCCAAT GTTCTCATGGCGACGGAACGGGAAGTTTTTCAACGTGGGAAAGGATCCACGAGTGACAATGCGGAAGCGATCGGGAACACTGGAGATTAGCTTCCGGAGTGGAGGGAGACCTGAGGACTATGAGGGAGAATACCAGTGTTTCGCCTCCAACGACTTCGGAACAGCGTTAACCAACAAGATCCTTCTACGAGTCTCCA AATCTCCTCTATGGCCTAAGGAGGTGTTGGAGCCTGTGGTGGTCACTGAGGGTTCTCCTCTGGTCTTGTCCTGTAATCCTCCTCCTGGACTACCTCCTCCTCTCACCTTCTGGATGAACAGCA acATGATGTCTATAGCCCAGGACCGGCGTGTGTCCATGGGTCTGAACGGGGACCTGTACTTCTCTAATGTCCTGGCTAAAGACTCCCAAACAGACTATAGCTGCAACGCACGCTTTCTCTTCACCCACACCATCCAGCAGAAGAACCCGTACACACTCAAAGTTCAGACCA GTCGTAAGGTCACAGAGACCCCACCTGCCTTCCTGTCCCCTACGGGAACCGACAGCTCCATGATGGTGCTGAGAGGAGAGAAGTTGCAGCTGGAGTGCATCGCCTCTGGGGT TCCAACCCCCAGTATAAAGTGGTTTAAGAAGGGGGGAGACTTGAACCAGAAGGTCAAACTGGAGAATTACAATAAGACTCTGCAGATTGACAGTGTTTCAGAAGAGGACGCAGGCGAATACATGTGTATGGCCAACAACCAGATAGGAAGCATCCGACACTCCATCTACGTCCAGGTCAAAG CGGCTCCTTATTGGCTGGACAAGCCATCAAACCTGGTGCTAGCTCCCAATGAGAACGGTCGCCTGGTGTGTCGGACCAATGGAAATCCCAAACCTGACATTCAGTGGCTGGTCAACGGAGAACCCATTGGCAGTGACA GCTCCTTGCCCAACCCCAGCAGAGAAGTGGTCGGGGacaccatcatcttccgctcgGTTCAGACGGGCAGCAGTGCTGTGTACCAGTGCAATGCCTCAAATCAGCATGGTTACCTGCTGGCTAACGCCTTTGTCAGCATACTGG ACATGGCTCCCAGGATGTTGGGACCTAAGAACCAGCTGATAAAGGTGATTGAGAACAACAGGACCTTCCTGGACTGTCCCTTCTTTGGGTCCCCCCTGCCAGAGCTGCGCTG gtTTAAGAATGGCCAGGGAAGTGGTCTGGATGGTGGTCACTACAGGGTGTACATTAATGGGACCCTGGAGATCAAGCGGGCCCTGGCTGAGGACCAGGGCACATACACCTGTGTGGCCAGCAACATCCTGGGCAAGGAGGAGAACCAGGTCCGTCTGGAGGTCAAAG AACCGACCCGTATCGTCAGGGCTCCAGAGCATCAGTCAGCAATCAGAGGTACCATGGCTCGTTTTGACTGCCGGGTCAAATCAGACGCCTCCCTACCAATCACTGTTACCTGGCTGAAAGATGACAAGCCTCTCTCTCTCGGATGGag GTTAAAGAAGGATGAGgattctctctctatccccaGTGTTAACGAGGGGGATGAGGGGGTGTACACCTGCACTGTTAAAACTGAAATCGACCAAGACACGGCCTCAGCCCGCCTTACTGTgctag AGGACGCCTCCCTGTTTCCCTCACAGTCTAGTGCCTTGCCTACAG ACCGTCCCGACCCCCCCACAGACCTGGAGTTGTCTGACCCTGCAGCAAGCAGCATACGACTCACCTGGATACCTGGAGATGACCACAACAGTCCTGTTACac GGTTTGTGGTTCAGTTTGAGGAAGATCATTGGGAGCGCGGCAAATGGCAGAACCTGTCTAGTTACCCCGGAGACCTAAACTCTGTAGTCCTGCAACTCTCTCCCTTCATAAACTACCAGTTCAGAGTCCTGGCTGTGAACTCTGTGGGCCAGAGCCGACCAAGCCGACCATCACAACGATACCAAACCAGTCCGGCCC CTCCGGACACTATCCCTAGTGACCTGAAAGGCTGGGGCACCAACAAGAATAACATGGAAATCAGCTGGGAG CCCTTGTTGGACACAGAGCGAAATGGCCCGAACCTGAAATACTTAGTGTGGTGGAGGCGGAAGGATACGGGAGAAGACTGGAGTAATGTGACCACGGAGAAAACCAAGCACATTGTCCAAGACACTGAGACCTACGTTCCATATGAAATCAAACTTCAGGCCAAGAATGACATTGGACCAGGCCCCGAGTCTAACATCATCACAGGATACTCAGGAGAGGACA AGCCTACCGCCCCTCCCACTGACCTGCGGGTTTTCAAGCCTGAAAGCACCAAGGTCAGCATCCACTGGACCCCAGTAGACCCCAGCACTGTGCAGGGAGAGTTCAAGGAATACAGG GTGTATTACTGGCGTGAGGCCAGCATGGTGAAAGGCCTGCATGTCAATAAGGAGAAGAAGACTAAAGGCTTCTACAGCACCGTTGCCCAGCCGACAGGCatactgactgaccttcatccTTACAGCCACTACCGCATGTTCATGGTGGTCGCCAACACTCGCTATGAGGGCCCGCCTAGCAACCATGTGGAGTTTTACACCAAGGAAGGAG TGCCGGATGTTCCTACGTCCTTGAAGATTGTCCAGAGGAGTACAGACTATATCCGCCTGGAGTGGGAAAAACCTGTGGAGCCTAATGGCATTCTGATAGGATACACACTTAAGTACCAAACGG TGAATGGGTCACAAGTGGGCCGCATGGTGATAGAGAGCTTCCTTCCCAACGTGACGTCATACAAGCTCCGCCTGCCAGACCGAGCCCTGCGCTACAAGTTCTACCTGGCTGCCCGGACACAAGTGGGCGCTGGGGAAGTCTTAGCTGTGGAGTCTCCACACTTCACCAATGAGG AAGACTTTTTCAGCTCAG TCACACCTACAGACGACTCCTCGTCCACAACTGTCCCTCCtccgccacctcctcctcccaccACAGCTTCCACAGCCATTAGTACTTCAACTACTACTCCCCCTACCCCCGCTACCATGATTACCACAACTACTCCTACCGCGACTACGAGTACCACGACTGCCGCGCCTACTGCAGCCACTCCTGTGGTGGTTACCAGCACCAAGAGGGCAGATAAGAATGTGTTGG GCATTGCTCCTGGGAGGGTGATCTGGAACCTGACGGTGGAGCCTAACAGTAACTACGCTAACGTCAGCTGGAACCACAACTTCCCGGGCGGCAGCAGCGAGTTCCAGCTAGAGTTCACACTGGACA GCAACGGAAGTATGTCAAGCGTACCTGTGAAACAGCCGCCCATTAAGCTGGCCGGGTTGATCGAAGGGGCCAAGTACCGTCTGAGGGTGTACTCCAGTGAATACCACAGCATCTCCAGCAAAGTGGTCACCTTTGAGACCAGCACAG CCTACATTAAAGACCATGTGGACATAGCTACCCAGGGCTGGTTCATTGGGCTGATGTGTGCCATCGCTctcatcatcctcatcctcctcatcgTCTGCTTCATCAAGAGGAGTCGTGGAGGCAAATACCCAG TACGTGATAAAAAAGATCTTCCTCTGGAGGGAGTGGATCAGAAAGGAGAGGATGGATCATTTGACTACCA
- the nfasca gene encoding neurofascin homolog (chicken) a isoform X10: MMARGGPCALSVMSFVLMLWQEASSIEVPLDPKIQQDLKQPPTIVKQSLKDYIVDPRDNIIIECEAKGNPVPMFSWRRNGKFFNVGKDPRVTMRKRSGTLEISFRSGGRPEDYEGEYQCFASNDFGTALTNKILLRVSKSPLWPKEVLEPVVVTEGSPLVLSCNPPPGLPPPLTFWMNSNMMSIAQDRRVSMGLNGDLYFSNVLAKDSQTDYSCNARFLFTHTIQQKNPYTLKVQTKEPYNDTSSVNSTDLYSGRKVTETPPAFLSPTGTDSSMMVLRGEKLQLECIASGVPTPSIKWFKKGGDLNQKVKLENYNKTLQIDSVSEEDAGEYMCMANNQIGSIRHSIYVQVKAAPYWLDKPSNLVLAPNENGRLVCRTNGNPKPDIQWLVNGEPIGSDSSLPNPSREVVGDTIIFRSVQTGSSAVYQCNASNQHGYLLANAFVSILDMAPRMLGPKNQLIKVIENNRTFLDCPFFGSPLPELRWFKNGQGSGLDGGHYRVYINGTLEIKRALAEDQGTYTCVASNILGKEENQVRLEVKEPTRIVRAPEHQSAIRGTMARFDCRVKSDASLPITVTWLKDDKPLSLGWRLKKDEDSLSIPSVNEGDEGVYTCTVKTEIDQDTASARLTVLEDASLFPSQSSALPTDRPDPPTDLELSDPAASSIRLTWIPGDDHNSPVTRFVVQFEEDHWERGKWQNLSSYPGDLNSVVLQLSPFINYQFRVLAVNSVGQSRPSRPSQRYQTSPAPPDTIPSDLKGWGTNKNNMEISWEPLLDTERNGPNLKYLVWWRRKDTGEDWSNVTTEKTKHIVQDTETYVPYEIKLQAKNDIGPGPESNIITGYSGEDKPTAPPTDLRVFKPESTKVSIHWTPVDPSTVQGEFKEYRVYYWREASMVKGLHVNKEKKTKGFYSTVAQPTGILTDLHPYSHYRMFMVVANTRYEGPPSNHVEFYTKEGVPDVPTSLKIVQRSTDYIRLEWEKPVEPNGILIGYTLKYQTVNGSQVGRMVIESFLPNVTSYKLRLPDRALRYKFYLAARTQVGAGEVLAVESPHFTNEGIAPGRVIWNLTVEPNSNYANVSWNHNFPGGSSEFQLEFTLDSNGSMSSVPVKQPPIKLAGLIEGAKYRLRVYSSEYHSISSKVVTFETSTAYIKDHVDIATQGWFIGLMCAIALIILILLIVCFIKRSRGGKYPVRDKKDLPLEGVDQKGEDGSFDYQNENENENSCSLQSSDEDNKPLQGSQNSLDGGVKESDDSLVDYGEGGDGQFNEDGSFIGQYTVKKDKDETEGNESSEATSPVNAIYSLA; this comes from the exons ATGATGGCGCGGGGCGGGCCTTGTGCCCTGTCTGTGATGTCATTTGTCCTAATGCTGTGGCAGGAAGCGTCTTCTATCGAGGTTCCTCTTGACC CAAAGATCCAGCAGGACc TGAAGCAGCCCCCCACTATCGTGAAACAGTCACTGAAGGACTACATTGTGGACCCGAGAGATAACATCATCATTGAGTGCGAGGCCAAGGGGAACCCCGTGCCAAT GTTCTCATGGCGACGGAACGGGAAGTTTTTCAACGTGGGAAAGGATCCACGAGTGACAATGCGGAAGCGATCGGGAACACTGGAGATTAGCTTCCGGAGTGGAGGGAGACCTGAGGACTATGAGGGAGAATACCAGTGTTTCGCCTCCAACGACTTCGGAACAGCGTTAACCAACAAGATCCTTCTACGAGTCTCCA AATCTCCTCTATGGCCTAAGGAGGTGTTGGAGCCTGTGGTGGTCACTGAGGGTTCTCCTCTGGTCTTGTCCTGTAATCCTCCTCCTGGACTACCTCCTCCTCTCACCTTCTGGATGAACAGCA acATGATGTCTATAGCCCAGGACCGGCGTGTGTCCATGGGTCTGAACGGGGACCTGTACTTCTCTAATGTCCTGGCTAAAGACTCCCAAACAGACTATAGCTGCAACGCACGCTTTCTCTTCACCCACACCATCCAGCAGAAGAACCCGTACACACTCAAAGTTCAGACCA aggAGCCATATAACGACACTTCCTCTGTCAACTCCACTGACCTGTACAGTG GTCGTAAGGTCACAGAGACCCCACCTGCCTTCCTGTCCCCTACGGGAACCGACAGCTCCATGATGGTGCTGAGAGGAGAGAAGTTGCAGCTGGAGTGCATCGCCTCTGGGGT TCCAACCCCCAGTATAAAGTGGTTTAAGAAGGGGGGAGACTTGAACCAGAAGGTCAAACTGGAGAATTACAATAAGACTCTGCAGATTGACAGTGTTTCAGAAGAGGACGCAGGCGAATACATGTGTATGGCCAACAACCAGATAGGAAGCATCCGACACTCCATCTACGTCCAGGTCAAAG CGGCTCCTTATTGGCTGGACAAGCCATCAAACCTGGTGCTAGCTCCCAATGAGAACGGTCGCCTGGTGTGTCGGACCAATGGAAATCCCAAACCTGACATTCAGTGGCTGGTCAACGGAGAACCCATTGGCAGTGACA GCTCCTTGCCCAACCCCAGCAGAGAAGTGGTCGGGGacaccatcatcttccgctcgGTTCAGACGGGCAGCAGTGCTGTGTACCAGTGCAATGCCTCAAATCAGCATGGTTACCTGCTGGCTAACGCCTTTGTCAGCATACTGG ACATGGCTCCCAGGATGTTGGGACCTAAGAACCAGCTGATAAAGGTGATTGAGAACAACAGGACCTTCCTGGACTGTCCCTTCTTTGGGTCCCCCCTGCCAGAGCTGCGCTG gtTTAAGAATGGCCAGGGAAGTGGTCTGGATGGTGGTCACTACAGGGTGTACATTAATGGGACCCTGGAGATCAAGCGGGCCCTGGCTGAGGACCAGGGCACATACACCTGTGTGGCCAGCAACATCCTGGGCAAGGAGGAGAACCAGGTCCGTCTGGAGGTCAAAG AACCGACCCGTATCGTCAGGGCTCCAGAGCATCAGTCAGCAATCAGAGGTACCATGGCTCGTTTTGACTGCCGGGTCAAATCAGACGCCTCCCTACCAATCACTGTTACCTGGCTGAAAGATGACAAGCCTCTCTCTCTCGGATGGag GTTAAAGAAGGATGAGgattctctctctatccccaGTGTTAACGAGGGGGATGAGGGGGTGTACACCTGCACTGTTAAAACTGAAATCGACCAAGACACGGCCTCAGCCCGCCTTACTGTgctag AGGACGCCTCCCTGTTTCCCTCACAGTCTAGTGCCTTGCCTACAG ACCGTCCCGACCCCCCCACAGACCTGGAGTTGTCTGACCCTGCAGCAAGCAGCATACGACTCACCTGGATACCTGGAGATGACCACAACAGTCCTGTTACac GGTTTGTGGTTCAGTTTGAGGAAGATCATTGGGAGCGCGGCAAATGGCAGAACCTGTCTAGTTACCCCGGAGACCTAAACTCTGTAGTCCTGCAACTCTCTCCCTTCATAAACTACCAGTTCAGAGTCCTGGCTGTGAACTCTGTGGGCCAGAGCCGACCAAGCCGACCATCACAACGATACCAAACCAGTCCGGCCC CTCCGGACACTATCCCTAGTGACCTGAAAGGCTGGGGCACCAACAAGAATAACATGGAAATCAGCTGGGAG CCCTTGTTGGACACAGAGCGAAATGGCCCGAACCTGAAATACTTAGTGTGGTGGAGGCGGAAGGATACGGGAGAAGACTGGAGTAATGTGACCACGGAGAAAACCAAGCACATTGTCCAAGACACTGAGACCTACGTTCCATATGAAATCAAACTTCAGGCCAAGAATGACATTGGACCAGGCCCCGAGTCTAACATCATCACAGGATACTCAGGAGAGGACA AGCCTACCGCCCCTCCCACTGACCTGCGGGTTTTCAAGCCTGAAAGCACCAAGGTCAGCATCCACTGGACCCCAGTAGACCCCAGCACTGTGCAGGGAGAGTTCAAGGAATACAGG GTGTATTACTGGCGTGAGGCCAGCATGGTGAAAGGCCTGCATGTCAATAAGGAGAAGAAGACTAAAGGCTTCTACAGCACCGTTGCCCAGCCGACAGGCatactgactgaccttcatccTTACAGCCACTACCGCATGTTCATGGTGGTCGCCAACACTCGCTATGAGGGCCCGCCTAGCAACCATGTGGAGTTTTACACCAAGGAAGGAG TGCCGGATGTTCCTACGTCCTTGAAGATTGTCCAGAGGAGTACAGACTATATCCGCCTGGAGTGGGAAAAACCTGTGGAGCCTAATGGCATTCTGATAGGATACACACTTAAGTACCAAACGG TGAATGGGTCACAAGTGGGCCGCATGGTGATAGAGAGCTTCCTTCCCAACGTGACGTCATACAAGCTCCGCCTGCCAGACCGAGCCCTGCGCTACAAGTTCTACCTGGCTGCCCGGACACAAGTGGGCGCTGGGGAAGTCTTAGCTGTGGAGTCTCCACACTTCACCAATGAGG GCATTGCTCCTGGGAGGGTGATCTGGAACCTGACGGTGGAGCCTAACAGTAACTACGCTAACGTCAGCTGGAACCACAACTTCCCGGGCGGCAGCAGCGAGTTCCAGCTAGAGTTCACACTGGACA GCAACGGAAGTATGTCAAGCGTACCTGTGAAACAGCCGCCCATTAAGCTGGCCGGGTTGATCGAAGGGGCCAAGTACCGTCTGAGGGTGTACTCCAGTGAATACCACAGCATCTCCAGCAAAGTGGTCACCTTTGAGACCAGCACAG CCTACATTAAAGACCATGTGGACATAGCTACCCAGGGCTGGTTCATTGGGCTGATGTGTGCCATCGCTctcatcatcctcatcctcctcatcgTCTGCTTCATCAAGAGGAGTCGTGGAGGCAAATACCCAG TACGTGATAAAAAAGATCTTCCTCTGGAGGGAGTGGATCAGAAAGGAGAGGATGGATCATTTGACTACCA